Proteins encoded in a region of the Lycium ferocissimum isolate CSIRO_LF1 unplaced genomic scaffold, AGI_CSIRO_Lferr_CH_V1 ctg1863, whole genome shotgun sequence genome:
- the LOC132042861 gene encoding uncharacterized protein LOC132042861 has protein sequence MGFDIECIIDIHTYPGEYFCPVCRTLVFPNEAVQSQCTHLYCKPCLAHVANGSRACPYDGYLVTEADSKPLIESDKTLAESVGRVKVRCLYHRSGCTWEGPLSDNTSHCSACSFGNSPVICNRCGVQIVHRQVHEHALSCPGVYPAQQTANGTQDNPSSGAATTAGAGAGAESNQTTAQSGTPASQTPNPQTLTASVPPGQDPNQQTNASSQALATASAGVPTSDQWYQQQYQQYYQQYAGYDPYQQQTYQQYYPYQQQPVQQYQQPQIYMQPPAQTHTPVPTQPQPQPQSQPLNPQSQPQMQALPKGQTQSQVQALAQQNQNQVQVNPQQQLPPTMQLHTQIPSQIYPTSRAQPPNQPPPYPQPYPMQPHSQHHVQVPQYQQPPAQVHLPPSSQGQPHPPVQPQPHSLFQPQINVQHLPQSHGQLRPPQASQPAHAPGQTLHSTANTVSGFHSYPQPQPMQQAPVGINQKTQMRPHPTSGSMPPVQTQGQVTQQPPLVRPPQGLVANQQPALVPSQGQAPAKSQLYPTAQQVGHPIQQHPVQPNQQPMPQQYSQQHTFPGPFPSQSHQQGHFTHQQPLQSQFRPQGLPSAVPQSLHAYIQPQQNVALPPPPQPQQSQTYIGRPGMQNHVQVISQAHGGYNTAAQVRPIQPALSQPQMNQSYGNRISNEHESIDQKKRSSLESKSDKLPDKTAGRPEVGVSSQDNAQKDLSSLAQSAGSDIDVHKGDSDELMDKRTVKEEGNEYSLEPKSAAKSADATVKPEKDAYDDAPKELDQALANHASSDATDGSMENLNPGRNSHVATVDAGGFQQYGHEMPPPKYGPSGQQRSVGPMMIPPMQPAGRSSHAQGPGYPPNATMPSGDVPQAGQPFNSRVHHPQFLKQPSSAPLGAIPGPGSTAPFARGHGHFPPPGDFREGITGMGRAPLSGPEIHSGTQHSVNPAEAEMFQNQRVNRFDGNQPNPFPPGSFDKVPFGQPRGMESARDTRLKAPMGEHLSPLPVTHDQASRLLDKPPRGLGYDSGSKFEASAGVPPNRLLPPYHPPGSMHFKGIGEREAQLGPHDDDRKRAGSGFGAQHMDYLSARNPDGEFFNIPPRGFASHSRFDDIGGREPRQFIEGPGPFNLPSNQAGGLFSDGRFQTLPGHPHGGEIDGLGDLRGSEHATFGRPYKHVRSGDLFGKDVPSHLHHVEPLDPQKLPSHLRFGEPAGFGPFAGRPNMGELSGFGDIPGFGESIGRNKPGMPRFGEPGFRSRYPVPGFLNHGLYAGDVDSFDRPRKRKPVSMGWCRICKVDCETVEGLDMHSQTREHQDMAMDMVRSIKEQNRKKQKTFSDRASVEEKGKTRKAVFEGRVRKT, from the exons ATGGGTTTTGATATTGAATGCATAATTGACATCCATACCTATCCCGGAGAGTATTTCTGTCCTGTTTGTCGCACACTCGTATTCCCTAATGAAGCCGTCCAATCACAGTGCACTCATCTCTACTGCAAACCTTGTCTGGCCCATGTTGCCAATGGGAGCCGGGCCTGTCCCTATGATGGATACTTGGTGACTGAAGCGGACTCTAAA CCCCTTATTGAGTCAGACAAGACACTTGCTGAAAGCGTAGGCAGAGTTAAAGTGCGTTGTCTCTATCACAGAAGTGGATGCACATGGGAAGGTCCCTTGTCTGATAACACTTCCCATTGTTCTGCCTGTTCCTTTGGCAATTCCCCAGTTATATGCAATAGATGTGGAGTCCAGATTGTGCATCGACAAGTGCATGAGCATGCCTTGAGTTGTCCT GGTGTATATCCTGCACAGCAGACAGCTAACGGTACTCAAGATAATCCTAGCTCTGGCGCAGCCACCACTGCTGGTGCTGGTGCTGGTGCTGAGTCGAATCAAACTACAGCTCAATCAGGAACTCCAGCATCTCAGACGCCAAACCCTCAAACATTAACAGCTTCTGTGCCACCTGGACAAGATCCCAATCAGCAAACAAATGCCAGCTCTCAGGCCCTTGCTACAGCTTCAGCTGGTGTGCCTACTTCAGACCAGTGGTATCAGCAACAATATCAACAGTATTATCAGCAATATGCTGGATATGATCCTTATCAACAGCAAACTTATCAACAATACTATCCTTATCAGCAGCAACCCGTCCAACAATATCAGCAACCTCAGATTTACATGCAGCCACCTGCACAAACCCACACTCCGGTCCCAACACAGCCTCAACCCCAGCCCCAGTCGCAACCACTTAATCCCCAATCTCAACCTCAAATGCAAGCCCTACCTAAGGGGCAGACTCAATCACAGGTTCAAGCTCTGGCACAACAGAATCAAAACCAGGTTCAAGTCAACCCACAGCAGCAGCTCCCACCTACTatgcaacttcatacccaaattcCATCACAAATATATCCAACTTCTCGTGCTCAGCCACCTAATCAACCTCCCCCATATCCGCAGCCCTATCCAATGCAGCCTCATTCACAACACCATGTGCAGGTGCCACAGTATCAGCAGCCTCCTGCCCAGGTTCATCTCCCCCCGTCTTCTCAAGGCCAACCGCATCCTCCTGTGCAACCACAACCTCATTCACTATTTCAACCGCAAATAAATGTGCAACATCTTCCACAATCTCATGGCCAATTGCGCCCTCCTCAGGCCAGCCAGCCTGCTCATGCACCGGGTCAGACCCTCCATTCAACAGCCAATACAGTTTCAGGTTTCCATTCCTATCCACAACCCCAGCCCATGCAGCAAGCGCCTGTGGGGATTAACCAGAAAACTCAAATGCGTCCACATCCTACTAGTGGGTCTATGCCTCCGGTTCAAACTCAGGGTCAGGTTACTCAACAACCTCCTTTAGTGCGCCCACCTCAGGGTCTAGTCGCCAATCAGCAACCGGCGCTTGTACCTTCTCAAGGTCAAGCTCCTGCAAAGTCTCAACTTTATCCTACTGCTCAACAAGTAGGACACCCAATTCAGCAACATCCTGTTCAGCCTAATCAACAGCCAATGCCTCAACAATACAGTCAACAGCATACATTTCCTGGTCCATTTCCGAGCCAATCACACCAACAAGGTCATTTTACTCACCAGCAGCCATTGCAGTCTCAGTTCCGCCCTCAAGGTCTTCCTAGTGCGGTGCCTCAAAGTTTGCATGCGTATATTCAGCCACAGCAAAATGTCGCCTTACCACCTCCCCCACAACCTCAACAATCTCAAACATATATAGGAAGGCCTGGGATGCAAAATCATGTCCAGGTGATTTCTCAGGCTCATGGTGGATATAATACTGCAGCCCAGGTTAGACCTATCCAGCCTGCTTTAAGCCAGCCACAAATGAATCAAAGTTATGGGAACCGCATAAGCAACGAGCATGAGTCGATTGATCAGAAGAAACGGTCATCCCTAGAAAGTAAAAGTGATAAGTTACCTGACAAAACTGCAGGAAGACCAGAAGTGGGAGTTTCTTCCCAGGATAATGCTCAAAAGGATCTAAGTTCCCTTGCACAGAGCGCCGGCAGTGATATAGATGTTCATAAGGGTGATTCAGATGAGCTTATGGACAAAAGAACTGTTAAGGAAGAGGGAAATGAGTACTCTTTGGAGCCTAAATCTGCTGCCAAATCAGCTGATGCAACAGTTAAGCCAGAGAAAGATGCCTATGATGATGCTCCGAAAGAGCTGGACCAGGCTTTGGCAAATCATGCATCTTCTGATGCCACCGATGGTTCAATGGAGAATCTGAACCCTGGAAGAAATTCACATGTCGCTACCGTTGACGCAGGGGGTTTTCAGCAGTATGGCCATGAGATGCCACCACCAAAATATGGACCATCTGGTCAACAAAGGTCTGTTGGTCCTATGATGATACCACCAATGCAACCTGCAGGCCGTTCTTCTCATGCCCAAGGTCCCGGATATCCCCCTAATGCAACGATGCCTTCAGGGGATGTGCCTCAGGCTGGTCAGCCATTTAATTCTCGTGTTCATCATCCACAATTCCTGAAGCAGCCTAGTAGTGCCCCCCTTGGTGCTATCCCCGGTCCAGGGTCTACAGCACCCTTTGCTAGAGGGCATGGTCATTTTCCTCCACCAGGTGATTTCCGAGAGGGGATAACGGGAATGGGAAGAGCACCGTTAAGTGGTCCTGAAATTCATAGTGGAACACAACACTCGGTTAATCCAGCAGAAGCTGAAATGTTTCAAAACCAAAGGGTGAATCGGTTTGATGGAAATCAACCAAATCCATTCCCCCCAGGGTCCTTTGATAAGGTTCCATTTGGCCAACCTAGAGGTATGGAATCAGCTAGGGATACAAGGTTGAAGGCGCCTATGGGGGAGCATTTAAGTCCTTTACCAGTGACTCACGATCAAG CATCACGGCTTCTTGACAAACCACCTCGCGGATTAGGATACGATTCTGGATCAAAATTTGAGGCCAGTGCTGGGGTTCCGCCTAACAGATTATTGCCTCCATATCATCCTCCTGGCTCGATGCATTTCAAGGGAATTGGAGAAAGAGAAGCACAGCTTGGTCCGCATGACGATGATAGAAAAAGGGCAGGCTCTGGATTTGGTGCGCAACATATGGATTATTTGTCTGCGAGAAACCCTGATGGGGAGTTCTTTAACATTCCACCACGTGGATTTGCAAGTCACTCGCGTTTTGACGATATTGGTGGCAGAGAGCCCCGTCAATTTATTGAAGGGCCTGGGCCTTTCAATTTACCTTCCAATCAAGCTGGCGGTTTATTCTCTGATGGTAGGTTCCAAACTTTGCCTGGCCATCCACATGGAGGCGAGATTGATGGTCTTGGGGATTTGAGAGGTAGCGAGCATGCTACCTTTGGTCGTCCTTACAAACATGTCCGGAGTGGTGATCTGTTTGGAAAAGACGTGCCAAGTCATTTGCATCATGTTGAGCCTTTGGATCCTCAGAAATTACCAAGTCATTTACGTTTTGGTGAACCTGCTGGCTTTGGTCCCTTTGCTGGCCGTCCTAATATGGGGGAGTTGTCTGGGTTTGGAGATATTCCTGGTTTTGGTGAATCAATTGGACGCAACAAACCTGGTATGCCACGGTTTGGGGAGCCTGGCTTCAGGAGCAGGTATCCTGTCCCGGGATTTCTGAATCACGGGCTTTATGCA GGTGATGTGGACTCCTTTGATAGACCAAGAAAGAGAAAGCCCGTGAGCATGGGATGGTGCCGTATTTGCAAGGTTGATTGTGAAACTGTTGAGGGCCTAGATATGCATTCACAGACAAGAGAGCACCAGGATATGGCTATGGATATGGTCAGGTCTATCAAGGAGCAAAACCGAAAAAAACAGAA GACTTTTAGCGATCGTGCTTCAGTTGAAGAGAAAGGCAAGACTAGAAAGGCAGTGTTCGAGGGCCGTGTTAGAAAGACTTGA